A window of Paenibacillus polygoni contains these coding sequences:
- a CDS encoding sporulation protein YpjB yields MFFRIKRSSLLMVGLLCCTLLSQNFLLNTAYAESSEEASPSLVSGAEQLNQIATSLYRNALDYNLSAVRKDVEDLTSQVERFSFDGLTTVEGMHALTETIVEVKEAAASVQAASDSLQHASAKLRLAVDSLAHPDKPLWLQYYKIMKEDLSSIEQRVKNEPGTDITANYMELESHYETIRPAAIIRRQPYEIERFDSWMSYLKGLTMSNGAKEQDILDTLKQGDEFANALFGREKDATAFVPFAAGPEPWAANLFLGSAIVAVLAYVGYRKYKGNHQSYF; encoded by the coding sequence TTGTTTTTTCGAATAAAACGTTCTTCCTTATTAATGGTTGGTCTACTATGTTGTACACTACTGAGTCAGAATTTCTTGCTGAACACGGCATATGCGGAAAGTTCGGAGGAAGCGAGTCCAAGCCTTGTAAGCGGTGCTGAACAACTCAATCAGATCGCAACCTCCTTATACCGGAATGCGCTCGATTATAATCTATCTGCGGTACGGAAAGATGTAGAGGATTTAACGAGTCAAGTAGAGCGGTTCTCATTCGATGGGTTAACTACAGTAGAAGGGATGCATGCTCTCACGGAGACGATTGTCGAAGTGAAAGAAGCTGCTGCCAGTGTGCAGGCTGCATCGGACTCATTACAGCATGCGTCTGCCAAACTCAGACTTGCCGTGGATAGCTTGGCTCATCCGGATAAGCCGCTGTGGCTTCAATACTACAAGATTATGAAAGAAGACTTATCCTCTATTGAACAAAGAGTAAAGAATGAACCAGGAACCGATATCACTGCAAATTATATGGAACTGGAAAGTCATTATGAAACAATTCGTCCTGCAGCGATCATTCGGAGACAACCTTATGAGATTGAAAGATTTGATTCCTGGATGTCTTATCTAAAGGGACTTACTATGAGTAATGGAGCAAAAGAACAAGACATTCTCGATACGTTAAAGCAGGGGGATGAATTTGCGAATGCTCTATTTGGCAGGGAGAAGGATGCAACCGCTTTTGTTCCCTTTGCAGCAGGACCCGAACCATGGGCAGCTAATTTATTCCTTGGTTCTGCGATTGTGGCAGTGCTGGCATACGTCGGTTACCGTAAGTACAAAGGGAATCATCAATCCTATTTTTAG
- a CDS encoding DUF1405 domain-containing protein, which produces MNRGFLWLLFWCNLLGTVYGYIWYDNQLLYTFQNYPAALLVFVPDSPTASLFFTLSLLFLLYPPQKRGLQGVGHVIQGLAVVTSVKYGVWAVSMIVAGWSFGGDMIWQDFMLIASHLAMAVEALLYVRFFGFGMVSLIVAGGWTLLNDVMDYTFGIYPYLPYELHNYVSEVRTFTFTLTILSFIAGWVALKKAKRL; this is translated from the coding sequence ATGAACCGCGGATTTTTATGGCTCTTATTTTGGTGTAATTTACTAGGTACAGTATATGGATACATATGGTATGATAATCAGCTTCTATACACTTTTCAAAATTATCCGGCAGCACTTCTTGTTTTTGTACCGGATAGCCCTACTGCTAGTTTATTTTTTACGCTATCCCTTTTATTTCTGTTATACCCTCCTCAGAAACGCGGGCTGCAAGGGGTTGGTCATGTAATTCAGGGCCTTGCTGTTGTGACATCTGTCAAATATGGGGTATGGGCAGTGAGCATGATTGTAGCAGGATGGTCCTTCGGAGGAGATATGATCTGGCAGGATTTTATGCTGATCGCTTCTCACTTAGCGATGGCAGTAGAGGCACTTCTCTATGTTCGGTTCTTTGGATTTGGAATGGTTAGTCTGATTGTAGCAGGAGGGTGGACCCTCTTAAATGATGTCATGGATTACACATTTGGGATTTATCCGTATCTTCCTTATGAGCTTCATAATTACGTGAGTGAAGTACGAACCTTTACCTTCACACTGACGATTCTTAGTTTTATAGCAGGCTGGGTCGCCTTAAAGAAGGCGAAACGGTTATAG
- a CDS encoding menaquinol-cytochrome c reductase cytochrome b/c subunit translates to MAHGKKSDEKVVFVGDSRVRKGMGFITPPDYTSYPGKSEAFIPNFLLKEWMVGVVVLVGFLVLTISEPAPLGYPADPGASVIPMPDWYFLFLYQYLKYPYASGDYVVLGTLGVSGVAFGALLLAPFLDTGKERRFYKRPIASTLMLLSIASVFYLTNVAWTHYQHELDKSGQVPEHIAREEEALEKHNAGLPTSMAPSTEEVAIVDKDGAGAEIYKKATCVTCHAADLKGQAGPSLRGIGDAHSKEEILGIIHDGIGGMQPQYEDNIAKGLTDKDIDTLADWLASQKTAE, encoded by the coding sequence ATGGCACACGGGAAAAAATCAGACGAAAAAGTTGTTTTTGTTGGAGATTCCAGGGTACGTAAAGGTATGGGATTTATTACACCGCCTGACTATACTTCTTATCCGGGAAAATCAGAGGCTTTTATACCAAACTTTCTGTTAAAAGAATGGATGGTAGGGGTCGTTGTTCTTGTTGGCTTTCTGGTACTTACGATTTCAGAACCAGCACCGCTTGGATATCCAGCTGACCCTGGTGCATCGGTAATACCGATGCCTGACTGGTACTTTTTATTCTTATATCAATACTTGAAATATCCTTATGCTTCTGGTGATTATGTTGTACTTGGTACACTCGGTGTTTCAGGTGTAGCATTTGGAGCTTTACTTCTTGCACCTTTTTTAGATACGGGGAAAGAACGCCGTTTCTATAAGAGACCTATTGCATCAACGCTTATGCTGTTATCCATTGCTTCGGTCTTCTATCTGACTAATGTAGCATGGACTCATTATCAACATGAGCTTGATAAGTCGGGGCAAGTTCCAGAACATATTGCACGTGAGGAAGAAGCTCTTGAGAAGCATAATGCGGGTCTTCCGACTTCAATGGCACCTTCTACAGAAGAAGTTGCCATTGTAGACAAGGACGGAGCGGGTGCTGAGATTTACAAAAAAGCAACTTGTGTCACTTGTCATGCCGCCGACTTGAAAGGTCAAGCGGGACCTTCACTTCGTGGAATCGGTGATGCACACAGCAAAGAAGAGATTCTTGGTATCATTCATGACGGTATTGGTGGTATGCAACCTCAATATGAGGACAATATCGCCAAAGGTTTAACAGACAAAGATATTGACACTCTTGCAGACTGGCTTGCTTCCCAGAAAACGGCAGAGTAA
- the qcrB gene encoding menaquinol-cytochrome c reductase cytochrome b subunit — translation MFKNIYNWVDERLDITPIWRDVADHEVPEHVNPAHHFSAFVYCFGGLTFFITVIQILSGMFLTMYYVPDIINAYASVEFLQTQVAFGQIVRGMHHWGASLVIVMMFLHTMRVFFTGSYKAPREMNWVVGMLIFFVMLGLGLTGYLLPWDNKAYFATKVTLEIANTVPYLGPVIKELLQGGTIVGAETLTRFFALHVFFLPAVLLILLVGHFIMIRRQGISGPL, via the coding sequence ATGTTTAAAAATATTTACAACTGGGTCGACGAGCGTCTGGATATCACTCCTATTTGGCGTGACGTTGCTGACCATGAAGTTCCTGAACACGTAAATCCAGCCCATCACTTTTCAGCGTTTGTATATTGCTTTGGCGGACTTACGTTCTTCATCACGGTTATTCAGATTCTATCAGGAATGTTTCTTACGATGTATTACGTACCCGATATTATTAATGCGTATGCTAGTGTAGAGTTTTTGCAAACCCAAGTCGCTTTTGGTCAGATTGTTCGAGGAATGCACCACTGGGGTGCCAGTTTGGTCATAGTGATGATGTTTTTACATACGATGCGGGTGTTTTTCACAGGATCCTATAAAGCCCCACGTGAGATGAACTGGGTTGTAGGGATGTTAATCTTTTTCGTTATGCTTGGACTTGGATTAACAGGTTATCTGCTGCCTTGGGATAACAAAGCTTACTTTGCAACCAAAGTAACGCTCGAGATCGCGAATACGGTTCCTTATCTGGGACCTGTTATCAAAGAACTATTACAAGGCGGTACGATTGTTGGAGCTGAGACATTAACAAGATTCTTTGCCCTTCACGTGTTCTTCCTTCCTGCTGTTCTGCTTATTTTACTTGTAGGCCATTTTATTATGATCCGCCGACAAGGTATCTCCGGACCACTATAA
- a CDS encoding ubiquinol-cytochrome c reductase iron-sulfur subunit, with the protein MSNHNDSEHNVPKPPKRKEMSRRQFLTYTLGGATAYMAAGVVLPMVRFGVDPILQKKDEGAFVKTVEVSKVTSEPLEVHFELKQQDGWYTSNSSLIAWVRRGEDGSIYALSPICKHLGCTVGYNNNPELPNQYFCPCHGAHYTQEGKQLAVASKPLDEYTVKEEEGWVYLGEIIPNQRVQ; encoded by the coding sequence ATGAGCAATCACAATGATAGTGAGCATAATGTGCCTAAGCCACCCAAGCGGAAAGAGATGTCACGCAGACAGTTTCTGACGTACACTTTGGGCGGAGCTACCGCATATATGGCTGCAGGTGTCGTATTGCCTATGGTTCGATTTGGTGTGGATCCAATATTGCAAAAGAAAGATGAAGGCGCTTTTGTAAAGACAGTGGAAGTGAGTAAAGTAACTTCGGAGCCTTTGGAAGTTCATTTTGAACTGAAACAGCAAGATGGTTGGTACACAAGCAATTCTTCACTCATTGCGTGGGTTCGCAGAGGGGAAGACGGCTCCATTTATGCATTGTCACCGATATGTAAACATCTTGGATGTACGGTTGGTTACAATAACAATCCTGAGCTGCCAAATCAATATTTCTGCCCTTGCCATGGTGCGCACTATACTCAAGAGGGGAAACAGTTAGCAGTTGCTTCCAAGCCGCTTGATGAGTACACCGTTAAGGAAGAAGAGGGATGGGTTTATCTTGGGGAGATCATTCCGAATCAGAGAGTCCAATAG
- a CDS encoding DUF2487 family protein, giving the protein MKFSEITSDDWVELQPYLDTCLIPYTALTGRESPYEAVIALERLRDFLDYVEIPFKGRVVTYPAVHYSQASQLQHLNELCSHLKAGGFKYVIVMTADEALVQADLFEADLVLSLAAFSIGKKESEHTTENELKRDIQSQIYQMWN; this is encoded by the coding sequence TTGAAATTCAGCGAGATTACATCAGATGATTGGGTAGAATTGCAGCCTTACCTAGATACATGTCTCATACCCTACACCGCACTTACGGGACGGGAATCCCCTTACGAGGCGGTGATTGCACTTGAAAGGCTAAGAGATTTTTTGGATTATGTTGAAATCCCTTTCAAGGGCCGAGTAGTTACCTATCCTGCCGTTCATTATAGCCAAGCTTCGCAATTACAGCATTTAAATGAGCTGTGCTCACATCTAAAAGCAGGCGGATTCAAGTATGTCATTGTGATGACGGCTGACGAAGCATTGGTTCAAGCTGATCTTTTTGAGGCAGATCTAGTCTTATCTTTAGCTGCATTTTCTATTGGGAAGAAAGAATCGGAACACACTACTGAAAACGAATTAAAAAGGGATATCCAAAGTCAAATCTATCAAATGTGGAATTAA
- a CDS encoding IDEAL domain-containing protein: protein MDKMKVTYEVMLGLAAEMVWDAALRKHRSEQLYDEIDKALASGDEVAFRSLTDELRLIIS from the coding sequence ATGGATAAAATGAAAGTTACTTACGAGGTCATGTTAGGACTGGCTGCAGAAATGGTCTGGGACGCGGCATTACGCAAACATCGGAGTGAACAATTATATGATGAAATTGACAAAGCACTGGCATCGGGGGATGAAGTGGCTTTCCGCAGCCTGACGGATGAACTGAGATTAATTATTTCGTAA
- a CDS encoding histidine phosphatase family protein: protein MRIGLIRHGLTDWNVAGRIQGRSDIPLNDEGRQQAKLLGERLLTEPYEWDYIITSGLSRAQETGEIISRIINVPMLPPDERLQERSFGQAEGLTQEEREAKWGVDWNSLDLGQEKEPDMRVRALTFINELAQTHPHQHILVVSHGALLAQLYKALYEDRYNERIGNLSLTILENEEEKWNPLLYNCTKHLQECSFEKSKK from the coding sequence ATGAGAATTGGGTTAATACGTCATGGACTTACCGATTGGAACGTAGCTGGACGAATACAAGGTCGCAGCGACATTCCTCTGAATGATGAAGGCAGACAGCAGGCCAAGCTGCTTGGAGAACGTCTTCTTACTGAACCCTATGAATGGGACTATATTATCACGAGCGGATTGTCTCGTGCACAGGAAACCGGAGAAATTATAAGCCGTATTATTAATGTTCCTATGCTGCCGCCTGATGAGCGACTTCAAGAAAGATCTTTTGGACAAGCCGAAGGTCTCACGCAAGAAGAACGAGAAGCGAAATGGGGAGTGGATTGGAATTCATTAGATTTAGGGCAGGAAAAAGAACCTGATATGCGGGTAAGGGCCCTAACCTTTATTAATGAGTTAGCCCAGACGCATCCTCATCAGCATATTCTTGTCGTTTCTCACGGAGCTTTGCTTGCTCAGTTATATAAAGCACTTTACGAAGATCGATATAACGAGAGAATTGGAAATTTGTCTCTTACCATACTTGAGAACGAAGAAGAAAAATGGAATCCGTTGCTTTATAACTGTACGAAGCATTTACAGGAATGTTCATTTGAAAAATCAAAAAAATAA
- a CDS encoding anti-sigma factor family protein, producing MNCNEAQECMAQVWDLSAHHPVRVELNKHIEECPDCAFEYSRWEELYDLIPETSDPVPEKSLQSMHSKVMDKIYSDHPHIQRTDIKPYKWMETTVNRFSIWISACLAVLLCSIVLMVWKISMNDATGINNDAGIVPTGIASSAPAFSLPYHDPKGASGIIEPFVAGIPAYPEYWMFISLLALGMALFSLRRMHHITK from the coding sequence ATGAATTGCAACGAAGCCCAGGAGTGCATGGCACAGGTTTGGGATTTGTCCGCACATCATCCGGTACGAGTTGAACTGAATAAACATATAGAAGAATGCCCTGATTGTGCCTTTGAATATAGCAGGTGGGAGGAATTATATGATCTGATCCCCGAGACTTCAGATCCTGTTCCTGAGAAGTCGCTTCAATCCATGCACAGTAAGGTAATGGACAAGATATACAGCGACCATCCGCATATTCAAAGAACAGATATCAAACCCTACAAATGGATGGAAACCACGGTGAATCGTTTTTCTATCTGGATTTCTGCCTGTTTAGCCGTGTTGTTGTGCAGTATTGTACTGATGGTATGGAAGATAAGTATGAATGACGCTACAGGCATAAACAACGATGCGGGGATTGTTCCTACCGGAATAGCGAGTAGTGCACCGGCTTTCAGCTTGCCTTATCATGATCCAAAGGGTGCTTCTGGAATTATTGAACCTTTTGTAGCAGGAATTCCAGCTTACCCTGAGTACTGGATGTTCATATCTCTGCTAGCCTTGGGGATGGCTTTATTCTCTTTACGCAGAATGCATCATATAACAAAATAA
- a CDS encoding RNA polymerase sigma factor, protein MDDSELIKEIKAGNVELYSELMGRYERKMYAFVYHMLRSSGLEHMSEDLVSETFYKAYKSLNTFREIDASFSTWVYTIARNTVLSELRKHRGGNIPLEESGVTPVASLDTAPEQAMLRNERVIKVREAINNLPDKQRTALILREYDQLEYQEISDILGQTVSSVKSLLFRARMSVKNQLHSYFFEPIYEEYEGMKSQ, encoded by the coding sequence ATGGATGATTCAGAGTTGATTAAAGAAATAAAAGCAGGAAATGTCGAGCTGTATTCTGAGCTCATGGGACGATATGAAAGAAAAATGTATGCTTTTGTCTACCACATGCTTCGCAGTTCTGGACTTGAACATATGTCAGAAGATTTAGTATCAGAAACATTTTATAAAGCTTATAAAAGTCTAAATACCTTCCGCGAGATTGATGCATCTTTCTCCACCTGGGTGTATACTATTGCTAGAAATACGGTTCTTAGCGAACTGCGAAAACATCGAGGAGGTAACATTCCGCTTGAAGAAAGTGGAGTTACTCCTGTTGCGTCTTTGGATACAGCTCCTGAACAAGCGATGCTGAGGAATGAACGTGTCATTAAAGTGCGTGAAGCAATTAATAATTTGCCTGATAAGCAGCGAACGGCTCTCATACTCCGTGAATATGATCAGCTTGAATATCAGGAAATTTCGGATATTTTAGGGCAGACGGTGAGTTCCGTCAAATCTTTATTGTTTCGTGCACGGATGAGCGTCAAGAATCAATTGCATTCGTATTTCTTTGAACCGATCTATGAGGAGTATGAAGGGATGAAAAGTCAATGA
- a CDS encoding prephenate dehydrogenase has protein sequence MRTEGINCKIAIFGVGLIGGSLALCFKGKPGIEVVGYAHEPKIQERYLKSGVLDHVTLSIEEAAVDADFIFLSVPVGMLNYYLLELNKLPLKKGCIITDVGSTKASITAAAKTLDFQDVYFIGGHPMAGSERSGVEAASPLLFENAYYVLTPQPEIKEDVYNKLHHLLSYTRAQVIRVEPEHHDDIVGAISHLPHIIAVALVNQISSYNQNEPLYQLLAAGGFRDITRIASSDPVVWRDILLSNRDVLLRLLRDWNKQVGQFTQVLEDSNGEAIEAAFREAGSFRDQLPERRKGIINALFDIYIDVPDTPGIIGRIATELGTARINLSNMQIIESREDVPGILRLSFRQEEDMERAIELLTNLGYTVRS, from the coding sequence ATGAGAACAGAAGGAATAAACTGCAAAATTGCAATCTTTGGCGTGGGACTCATCGGAGGGTCTCTCGCCCTTTGTTTTAAAGGGAAGCCGGGAATAGAAGTAGTCGGTTATGCGCATGAACCGAAGATTCAAGAAAGATACCTAAAGAGCGGCGTACTTGATCATGTGACCTTATCCATTGAAGAGGCAGCAGTGGATGCGGATTTCATTTTTTTAAGTGTACCGGTTGGCATGCTGAATTATTATCTTCTGGAACTAAATAAGCTCCCGCTAAAGAAAGGCTGTATTATTACGGATGTAGGCAGCACGAAAGCCTCGATTACAGCAGCTGCGAAGACACTCGATTTTCAAGATGTGTATTTTATAGGCGGGCATCCGATGGCAGGTTCTGAGCGGTCTGGGGTAGAGGCGGCTTCACCGCTGCTATTTGAAAATGCATATTATGTTCTTACACCTCAGCCAGAGATCAAGGAAGACGTCTATAATAAGCTCCATCATCTGCTGTCTTATACTAGAGCACAAGTCATTCGGGTAGAACCTGAGCATCACGATGATATCGTGGGCGCTATTAGTCATTTGCCTCATATTATTGCAGTAGCATTAGTTAATCAGATCAGCAGCTACAACCAAAATGAACCCTTATATCAGCTGCTTGCCGCCGGAGGATTCCGTGATATTACCCGGATTGCGTCGAGCGACCCGGTAGTATGGCGTGATATTCTACTTAGCAACCGTGATGTGTTACTGCGGCTTCTCAGGGACTGGAATAAGCAAGTAGGCCAGTTTACTCAGGTTCTGGAAGATAGTAATGGAGAAGCAATCGAAGCTGCTTTTCGTGAAGCAGGTTCTTTTCGAGATCAATTACCAGAGAGAAGGAAAGGAATCATCAATGCTTTATTTGACATATATATTGATGTTCCGGATACCCCGGGGATTATTGGCCGGATTGCTACGGAACTCGGGACGGCTCGGATCAATCTGAGCAATATGCAGATCATTGAGAGCAGAGAAGATGTACCCGGCATTCTCAGATTGTCTTTTCGGCAAGAAGAGGATATGGAGAGAGCAATTGAACTTCTTACTAATCTCGGTTATACCGTACGAAGCTAA
- the hisC gene encoding histidinol-phosphate transaminase: MKHKSTIGNLPVYKPGKPVEEVKKELGLSEVIKLASNENPYGSSALVKDAIQAELANLSIYPDGSAGELTADLAVHLGVQKDQIIFGAGSDEIIALIARAFFVSGDETIMADQTFSVYKSNADIEGAASIEVPLVDGTHDLEGMLSKVSSKTKIIWVCNPNNPTGTIITEKELVSFMERVPSHVMVVLDEAYYEFVTDESYPETIPMLEKYSNLVILRTFSKIYGLASLRIGYGIASSEVISLINQVREPFNTTRFGQVAARAALQDQDFVKDCRDKNRQGVTYLQSEFDRLGLHYFPSQGNFILVQIGRPAAEMFDILLRQGIIIRSGFQVYPDYIRVSVGTPEQNQAFIKALEHALTPERSEV; the protein is encoded by the coding sequence ATGAAACATAAGTCTACTATTGGCAATTTACCCGTATATAAACCAGGAAAGCCCGTTGAAGAAGTGAAAAAAGAGTTAGGACTCAGTGAAGTGATTAAGCTTGCATCAAATGAGAATCCTTATGGCAGTTCAGCGCTTGTGAAGGATGCAATTCAGGCAGAACTTGCAAATCTGAGCATCTATCCAGATGGTTCAGCAGGAGAACTTACAGCCGATCTGGCCGTACATTTAGGTGTGCAAAAGGATCAGATTATTTTTGGCGCAGGTTCGGATGAAATCATTGCTTTGATCGCTAGAGCTTTTTTTGTTTCCGGTGACGAGACGATCATGGCGGATCAAACGTTTTCAGTATATAAGAGTAATGCAGATATTGAAGGAGCAGCAAGTATTGAGGTTCCACTTGTGGACGGTACGCATGATTTAGAAGGTATGTTATCAAAAGTATCTTCCAAAACAAAAATAATCTGGGTATGTAATCCGAATAATCCAACAGGCACCATTATCACCGAGAAAGAGCTTGTTTCCTTTATGGAACGTGTTCCTTCCCATGTAATGGTCGTTCTTGATGAAGCTTATTATGAATTTGTTACAGATGAATCCTATCCAGAAACAATTCCAATGCTGGAGAAATACAGTAACCTTGTCATACTGCGGACATTCTCCAAGATTTATGGACTTGCGTCTTTACGGATCGGCTATGGGATCGCGAGTTCCGAAGTAATCTCTTTAATTAATCAAGTCAGAGAACCGTTTAACACGACAAGATTTGGTCAGGTTGCTGCTCGTGCGGCTTTGCAAGATCAAGACTTTGTAAAAGATTGCCGTGATAAGAATCGTCAAGGTGTTACTTATTTGCAAAGCGAATTTGATCGTTTAGGACTTCACTACTTCCCTTCACAAGGTAATTTTATACTTGTACAAATTGGCAGACCGGCTGCCGAAATGTTTGATATCTTACTGCGACAAGGGATCATTATCCGTTCTGGGTTCCAGGTTTATCCTGACTACATCCGGGTATCTGTAGGTACACCCGAACAGAATCAAGCGTTCATCAAAGCTCTAGAGCATGCGCTTACCCCTGAACGCTCGGAAGTATAG
- the trpA gene encoding tryptophan synthase subunit alpha has product MSIRLNRMDEAFQTLQMSGKTALIPFITVGDPDLSTTVEVIIELEKAGADVIELGVPYSDPLADGPVIQRASERALKQQVTIRTCLETAKRAREAGVKLPFVLFTYYNPVLQTGLETFFDLLVEHDISGMIIPDLPIEESAQIREYADRANIHLIPLVAPTSKERIKKIVSSARGFIYCVSSLGVTGERAAFHQKVDEFITTVKSYTTLPVAVGFGISSREQVEHFSEICDGVIVGSAIVREIENTIPLLSNPDTKEKGLLQIRQFVAQLKV; this is encoded by the coding sequence ATGAGTATCCGATTAAACCGGATGGATGAGGCCTTCCAAACGCTGCAGATGAGCGGCAAAACAGCACTTATTCCTTTTATAACAGTGGGAGATCCAGATCTGAGCACGACTGTTGAGGTCATTATTGAACTCGAGAAGGCAGGAGCTGATGTGATTGAACTAGGGGTTCCATATTCTGACCCGCTTGCAGATGGACCTGTTATCCAGCGTGCTTCTGAAAGAGCACTAAAACAGCAGGTTACAATTCGTACCTGTTTGGAGACAGCTAAGCGTGCACGTGAGGCGGGAGTGAAGCTGCCATTTGTACTCTTTACATATTACAATCCTGTACTTCAGACAGGTCTGGAAACTTTCTTTGACTTGCTAGTAGAGCATGATATTAGCGGTATGATTATTCCGGATCTTCCGATTGAAGAATCTGCACAGATTCGTGAGTATGCGGATCGTGCTAATATTCACCTCATACCCTTAGTTGCACCGACATCAAAGGAAAGAATAAAGAAAATTGTCTCGAGCGCTAGAGGATTTATTTACTGTGTATCATCACTAGGTGTAACAGGAGAGAGAGCTGCGTTCCACCAGAAAGTAGATGAATTTATTACAACAGTAAAATCATATACAACGCTTCCCGTTGCTGTTGGCTTTGGGATATCCAGCCGTGAGCAGGTAGAACATTTTTCTGAAATTTGTGATGGAGTTATCGTAGGCAGTGCCATTGTGAGAGAGATCGAAAATACGATTCCTTTGTTATCAAATCCAGATACGAAGGAAAAAGGACTTTTGCAAATACGCCAGTTTGTGGCACAATTAAAAGTATAA
- the trpB gene encoding tryptophan synthase subunit beta, whose translation MTLVPDVYGRFGPFGGRYVPETLMNALIELEEEFKRFSEDDEFNEELRYLLKQYSGRETPLYYAERLSHQLGGPKIYLKREDLNHTGAHKINNALAQGLLAKRMGKKKVIAETGAGQHGVATATVAALLGLECKVFMGEEDTKRQQLNVFRMNLLGAEVIPVTSGSRTLKDAGNEALRYWVSNVEDTFYILGSAVGPHPYPLMVRNFQRVIGDETRRQILDTEGRLPDVVVAPVGGGSNAIGMFYPFIEDEEVQLIGCEAAGKGVDTEFHAATMSKGTQGVFQGSMSYLLQDEYGQVQEAHSISAGLDYPGVGPEHSYLKDIKRAQYVPITDQEALDALQLLSRIEGIIPALESAHAVAEVVKLAPTMKKDQIIVICLSGRGDKDVESIMKYTGGGLA comes from the coding sequence ATGACACTGGTACCGGATGTATACGGTCGTTTTGGACCTTTTGGAGGACGTTATGTACCTGAGACATTAATGAATGCTTTGATTGAACTGGAAGAGGAATTTAAACGTTTTTCCGAAGATGATGAATTTAATGAGGAACTCCGTTATTTGTTAAAACAATATTCAGGCAGAGAAACCCCTCTTTATTACGCTGAACGCCTTAGTCATCAGTTAGGCGGTCCAAAAATTTATTTGAAGCGAGAAGATTTGAATCACACAGGCGCTCATAAAATTAATAATGCGCTCGCGCAGGGGCTTCTTGCAAAACGGATGGGCAAAAAGAAGGTCATCGCAGAAACAGGGGCTGGACAGCACGGAGTAGCTACGGCTACCGTTGCAGCGCTGTTAGGTCTGGAATGTAAAGTATTCATGGGTGAAGAAGATACAAAACGGCAGCAGCTGAATGTGTTCCGTATGAACTTACTCGGAGCGGAAGTCATTCCGGTTACGTCAGGTTCTCGCACGCTGAAAGATGCGGGCAACGAGGCCTTAAGATACTGGGTGAGTAACGTGGAAGATACGTTCTATATATTAGGTTCTGCAGTTGGACCTCACCCATATCCGCTCATGGTCCGTAACTTTCAGCGTGTGATTGGTGATGAGACCCGTCGTCAAATTTTGGATACCGAAGGCAGACTTCCGGACGTGGTGGTTGCACCTGTTGGCGGTGGAAGTAATGCGATCGGTATGTTTTATCCTTTTATTGAAGATGAAGAGGTGCAGCTAATTGGCTGTGAGGCTGCTGGCAAAGGAGTAGATACAGAATTTCATGCCGCAACGATGAGCAAGGGGACCCAAGGGGTGTTCCAAGGTTCAATGAGTTATCTGCTTCAAGATGAATATGGGCAAGTCCAAGAGGCTCACTCAATTTCGGCTGGCCTAGATTATCCGGGTGTTGGTCCAGAACATTCTTATTTGAAGGATATCAAACGTGCACAGTATGTGCCTATAACAGATCAAGAAGCGCTTGATGCTTTGCAGCTGCTAAGCAGAATTGAAGGGATTATTCCTGCACTTGAATCCGCACATGCGGTTGCAGAAGTTGTGAAACTAGCTCCAACCATGAAGAAAGATCAGATCATTGTCATCTGTTTATCAGGCAGAGGAGACAAAGATGTGGAATCGATTATGAAATATACGGGAGGTGGACTCGCATGA